The Pseudomonas sp. Marseille-Q3773 DNA window CCGGGCGCACGGAGCAACCGCTGGTCTTTTACTGCCGCTCCGATTGCTGGTTAAGCTGGAACGCGGTAAAACGCGCAAAAGCCCTGGGCTATAAGAATCTGTATTGGTATCGCGACGGCCTGGACGCCTGGCAGCAAGCCAACCTGCCACTGCAACCGGCACAGCCGGAACCCTTCCCCTGAGTTCATTGCCTGCGAACGCGTGCCCCGCTCCATCCCATAAAAACGAGGTGAAAAGGCCATGTACAAAATTCTGATTGCCGACGATCACCCGCTGTTTCGCGAAGCCATCCACAATGTCATCAGCGACGGGTTCCAGGGCAGCGAAGTCATGGAAACCGCCGACCTGGACAGTGCCCTGGCGCTGACCCGCGAACACGATGACCTCGACCTGATCCTGCTCGACCTGAACATGCCTGGCATGCACGGCCTCAACGGCCTGATCACCCTGCGCAACGAGGCCCCCACCACACCGGTGGTGATCGTCTCGGCCGAGCAGGAAAAGCAGATCGTGCTGCAGGCCATCACCTACGGGGCGGTGGGGTTCATCACCAAGTCCTCGCCACGTTCGCAGATGATCGACGCGATTGAGCAGATCCTCAACGGCAACGTCTACCTGCCGCCCGATATCATCCGCGCCCAGAAAAGCAGCACCAGCCGGCGCCTGAACGATACCCCGAGCTTCCCGCCGGAAATGCTCCAGGCGCTGACCCGCAAGCAATTGCTGGTGCTCGAGCGCATGACCAAGGGCGAGTCGAACAAGCAGATCGCCTACACCCTGGATATCGCCGAAACCACGGTCAAGGCCCACGTTTCGGCGATCCTGCGCAAACTCAACGTGCACAACCGGGTGCAGGCAATCCTCAGCGCCGGCGATATCGACTTCGGTGATTACCTGCGCCGCTGAACCGGCTACGCGCCAAGCGATGGCTGGCTGCTGGCAAGCAGGTGGCTCATCGCCGTTTTCAGCTTCATCGGCCGCACCGGCTTGTGCATCAGGGTGTGGCCGAGCTCGCGGATCTGCTGCTTGAGCTCGTTGCTGTAGTTGGCGGTGATCATCAAGGCCGGTAGCGGCTGGGTGCGGCGGGCGTTGATCCGCGCCACTGCATCGACACCATTGCAGTCGTTGTCGAGGTGGTAGTCGGCAATCAGCAGGTCGGCTTCGGCGTGGTAGTTGTCCACCTGGCGCGCCAGGTCTTCCTCCGACAATGCGGTCACCACCCGGCAGCCCCAGCCCTCCAGCAATGTGCGCATGCCGGCGCAGATGGCGGCATCGTTATCCAGCACCCACACCCGCGCGCCACGCAGGCGTTCCAGCATCGGTTCGCTGATCGCCAGGCTTGGCTGGGCCTTGGGCGCGGCAGTGCTCAGTGGCACCTCCACCGCGAACACAGAGCCTTTGCCCAGCCAGGAACGCACCCGAATACGATGGCCAAGGATACCGGCGATCTTTTCCACGATCGCCAGGCCCAGGCCCAGGCCTCGGTCCTGTTGCGGGCGCTGCACATCGCCGCGGCGGAACTCCTGGAACATTTCCTCCAGGTGCTCTTCGGCAATGCCGATGCCGCTGTCCCACACTTCGATGCGCAGGCCGCCGCGCAGGCGCCGGCAACCCAGCACCACGCGCCCACGCGGGGTATAGCGAATGGCGTTGCTGAGCAGGTTGCGCAGGATCCGCGCCAACAACTGGATATCACTGCGCACCACGGCCGAACAGCTCACGAAATGCAACGCCAGC harbors:
- a CDS encoding response regulator transcription factor — encoded protein: MYKILIADDHPLFREAIHNVISDGFQGSEVMETADLDSALALTREHDDLDLILLDLNMPGMHGLNGLITLRNEAPTTPVVIVSAEQEKQIVLQAITYGAVGFITKSSPRSQMIDAIEQILNGNVYLPPDIIRAQKSSTSRRLNDTPSFPPEMLQALTRKQLLVLERMTKGESNKQIAYTLDIAETTVKAHVSAILRKLNVHNRVQAILSAGDIDFGDYLRR